Proteins encoded within one genomic window of Nordella sp. HKS 07:
- a CDS encoding Hsp20/alpha crystallin family protein, giving the protein MNVRALIPWGRNSTAPNAYREEERSPFLSLHREVNRLFDDVFRSFDTQLPRFGSLSSFNGSWPNVEISETDKDVQVTAEIPGLDEKDVEVLLGDGVLTLKGDKQSQTEDKDRRFSERFYGHFERRIPLGVDVEEDRVEARFRNGVLHILLPKSEKAQSQIKRIAIKS; this is encoded by the coding sequence ATGAATGTACGTGCTCTCATACCCTGGGGCCGGAATTCCACGGCCCCGAATGCCTATCGCGAAGAGGAACGTAGCCCGTTTCTCTCGCTCCACCGAGAAGTGAACCGCCTGTTCGATGACGTCTTCCGCAGCTTCGACACCCAGCTGCCGCGCTTTGGATCGCTTTCGTCCTTCAACGGATCCTGGCCGAATGTCGAGATCTCTGAAACGGACAAAGACGTCCAGGTGACAGCGGAGATACCTGGCCTCGACGAGAAAGACGTCGAAGTCCTGCTCGGCGACGGCGTGCTGACGCTGAAAGGTGATAAACAGTCCCAGACGGAAGACAAGGATAGACGCTTCTCGGAGCGCTTCTATGGCCATTTCGAGCGCCGCATCCCGCTCGGGGTCGACGTCGAGGAGGACAGGGTCGAGGCGCGCTTCAGGAACGGCGTGCTGCACATCTTGCTGCCCAAGAGCGAAAAGGCGCAGTCGCAGATTAAGCGCATCGCGATCAAGAGCTGA
- a CDS encoding Hsp20 family protein codes for MRTTFDFTPLYRSGIGFDRVLDALEAASRVESIDKWPPYNIAKIGEDDYRITMAVAGFTQDELTVTQEQNMLVVSGEKTGEDNGQYLHRGINGRAFQRRFELADHVKVSDASLVNGLLTIELKRELPDEMKPRRIAVAFTGSPPKVQTKRIEAGKRAA; via the coding sequence ATGAGAACCACCTTTGACTTTACCCCACTGTACCGGTCGGGCATCGGTTTTGACCGCGTGCTGGACGCTCTCGAGGCCGCGAGCCGCGTCGAATCGATCGATAAATGGCCGCCTTACAACATCGCCAAGATTGGTGAGGACGACTATCGCATTACCATGGCGGTGGCCGGATTTACCCAAGACGAACTGACCGTTACACAAGAGCAGAACATGCTCGTTGTGTCGGGCGAGAAAACCGGCGAGGACAACGGACAATACCTCCATCGCGGCATTAACGGTCGCGCATTTCAGCGCCGGTTTGAGCTCGCCGACCATGTGAAGGTCTCAGACGCAAGTCTGGTAAACGGCCTGCTCACGATCGAGCTGAAGCGCGAGCTTCCCGATGAGATGAAGCCGCGCCGCATCGCGGTTGCATTCACCGGGTCGCCTCCGAAGGTCCAGACCAAGCGGATCGAAGCCGGGAAGCGCGCAGCCTGA
- a CDS encoding Hsp20 family protein translates to MRNFDFSTLSRSSVGFEPLFKLINEAQKRFDAEGGFPPYDIIRKDDSTYFIRLAVAGFSEDELTITAKQNLLTVSGQKKPDEKRHYLHEGIAGQAFERHFSLADHIEVSGASYENGILQIELHQEIPEAAKSRKITINGGASAKLIN, encoded by the coding sequence ATGAGGAACTTCGACTTTTCAACCTTGTCACGCTCAAGCGTTGGCTTTGAGCCTCTTTTCAAGCTCATCAATGAGGCTCAGAAGCGTTTTGACGCGGAAGGCGGCTTCCCGCCTTACGACATCATCCGGAAAGACGACTCAACCTATTTCATCCGATTGGCGGTTGCGGGGTTCTCGGAAGATGAACTTACCATCACTGCCAAGCAAAATCTCTTGACCGTTTCCGGTCAGAAGAAACCGGATGAAAAGCGCCATTACCTGCATGAGGGCATAGCAGGCCAGGCCTTCGAGAGACACTTCAGCCTTGCCGATCATATCGAGGTAAGTGGGGCCTCTTATGAAAACGGCATTCTTCAGATCGAGCTCCATCAGGAAATTCCGGAAGCGGCAAAGTCCCGGAAAATAACTATCAACGGTGGAGCATCTGCCAAGCTCATCAATTGA
- a CDS encoding TspO/MBR family protein has product MRNVSLEIIIAVVPVAAAALLGNIATMPNIPTWYASLAKPSFNPPNWIFGPIWAVLYAMMAYAFYRVLTSTEGRWTTVAVVLFLIQIALNAAWSWVFFAGHNPRGGLVTILALWVAIALTAFSFWQIDQIASALLWPYLGWVTFAAVLNWEITRLNAS; this is encoded by the coding sequence GTGCGCAATGTGTCACTCGAAATAATCATCGCCGTCGTGCCGGTCGCCGCCGCTGCCCTACTCGGCAACATTGCGACCATGCCGAACATCCCGACTTGGTATGCGAGCCTGGCAAAACCGTCCTTTAATCCGCCTAACTGGATCTTCGGGCCGATCTGGGCCGTTCTGTACGCAATGATGGCCTACGCCTTCTACCGGGTGCTCACCTCTACAGAGGGTCGGTGGACCACGGTGGCGGTTGTGCTGTTTCTGATCCAGATCGCTCTCAACGCAGCATGGTCGTGGGTTTTCTTTGCCGGCCACAATCCGCGCGGTGGGCTAGTGACCATCCTAGCGTTGTGGGTGGCGATAGCACTGACGGCGTTCAGCTTCTGGCAGATCGACCAAATAGCAAGCGCCTTGCTGTGGCCGTATCTCGGCTGGGTCACATTCGCGGCGGTCCTGAACTGGGAGATTACGCGGCTTAACGCAAGCTGA
- a CDS encoding fasciclin domain-containing protein: MKIKIMKLAAAAALAVGIAASSTMARAAEKDIVDTAVSAGEFKTLAAALGTAGLVDTLKGAGPFTVFAPTDAAFAKLPAGTVENLLKPENKDQLTAILTYHVVAGKVMAADVVKLSEAKTVNGAPVKIAVNGDKVMVNDATVSAADVAASNGVIHVIDTVLLPPAK; the protein is encoded by the coding sequence ATGAAGATCAAAATCATGAAACTCGCGGCCGCCGCAGCGCTTGCCGTTGGAATTGCCGCTTCAAGCACAATGGCCCGCGCGGCCGAGAAGGATATAGTCGACACCGCCGTGAGCGCGGGTGAGTTCAAAACTCTTGCAGCGGCCCTCGGCACTGCGGGCCTGGTCGATACTTTGAAAGGTGCGGGGCCATTCACCGTCTTCGCACCGACTGATGCCGCGTTTGCGAAGCTGCCGGCGGGCACCGTCGAGAACCTGCTCAAGCCCGAGAACAAGGATCAGCTGACCGCAATCCTCACCTACCACGTGGTCGCCGGCAAGGTCATGGCTGCTGACGTCGTCAAGCTGTCGGAAGCAAAGACCGTGAACGGCGCGCCCGTGAAAATTGCGGTCAACGGCGACAAGGTGATGGTCAATGATGCGACTGTCTCTGCCGCCGATGTGGCCGCATCGAATGGCGTGATCCACGTCATCGACACTGTGTTGCTACCGCCGGCCAAGTGA
- a CDS encoding helix-turn-helix domain-containing protein, whose protein sequence is MLADILASRLQEYAIGPKIRALRRAKGVSLVQLGKHSGLSSGLLSKIERGNLIPPLPTLLRIALVFGVGLEHFFAESAKPVLAVVRKQDRLRLPDDPQRQSASYFFESLDYPVTDRPMDAYLAEFHSPSSPHAHPGPELIYVLRGHLVVTLENSNVELSEGDAVHFDSTFRHSYHPNGRGTCNAIVIVARSR, encoded by the coding sequence ATGCTTGCAGACATTCTGGCCTCCCGGCTCCAGGAATATGCGATCGGTCCCAAGATACGGGCCTTGCGCCGGGCCAAAGGAGTCAGCCTAGTTCAATTGGGCAAGCACAGCGGGCTGTCATCCGGTCTCTTGTCGAAGATTGAAAGAGGTAACCTGATCCCGCCACTCCCGACGCTGTTACGGATCGCTCTGGTGTTCGGCGTTGGCCTGGAGCATTTCTTTGCCGAGAGTGCCAAGCCTGTGCTGGCAGTTGTTCGTAAACAAGACCGCCTGCGCCTACCTGACGACCCACAGCGGCAATCCGCGTCGTATTTCTTCGAGAGCCTGGACTACCCTGTGACCGATCGGCCCATGGACGCCTATCTCGCTGAATTCCATTCTCCATCAAGCCCGCATGCCCATCCAGGCCCGGAGTTAATCTACGTGTTGCGAGGTCATTTGGTGGTTACGCTGGAAAATTCTAACGTTGAGCTGTCTGAAGGCGACGCCGTGCATTTCGACTCGACGTTTCGGCACAGCTACCACCCGAACGGCCGCGGCACCTGCAACGCAATCGTGATCGTAGCCCGAAGTAGATAG
- a CDS encoding two-component system response regulator has product MTTEAAATVLAVETQVLVRIVLADYLRGCDYKVVEAANTDEAKLILGESDVKVDVALIAVDLIGASDGFALARWIRENKPSIKVQLLGTISKAATAAVDLCEEVHVLAPPYSHQALVDRIKRLLAIAVRNQETT; this is encoded by the coding sequence ATGACAACTGAAGCTGCCGCGACAGTCCTCGCCGTAGAGACGCAGGTGCTCGTTCGGATCGTGTTGGCCGACTACCTTCGCGGGTGTGACTACAAGGTCGTCGAGGCGGCCAACACAGACGAGGCGAAGCTGATCCTTGGGGAAAGCGACGTTAAGGTTGATGTGGCGCTCATTGCTGTTGATTTGATCGGCGCATCTGATGGATTTGCACTCGCCCGCTGGATCAGGGAGAACAAACCCTCAATCAAGGTGCAACTCCTTGGAACGATTTCGAAGGCTGCGACCGCCGCAGTAGACCTATGCGAAGAAGTTCATGTGTTGGCGCCGCCTTACTCTCACCAAGCCCTGGTCGATCGTATCAAGCGCTTGTTGGCAATCGCCGTGAGAAATCAAGAAACCACCTGA
- a CDS encoding response regulator, protein MQVTVELMPNQRDRPTILIVEDEVLIRMDISDALRRAGYHVLEAAKAEDAIAILYSGVPVAVVFTDVRLAGPMDGLQLAVYIRDNHPATGCIMTSGHISASDVPSSVVAPLIPKPYTHERVLAEIARHLLLLKLVDSRNSAT, encoded by the coding sequence ATGCAAGTGACGGTGGAACTAATGCCAAATCAGCGGGATAGACCGACGATCCTCATCGTGGAGGACGAGGTATTGATCCGCATGGACATTAGCGACGCTCTGCGCCGCGCCGGATACCACGTGCTGGAGGCGGCTAAGGCTGAGGACGCTATAGCCATCCTCTATAGCGGTGTCCCTGTCGCGGTGGTCTTCACTGATGTGCGCTTGGCGGGCCCGATGGACGGACTACAGCTTGCTGTCTACATCCGCGACAACCATCCAGCAACGGGCTGCATCATGACATCGGGCCACATCTCAGCATCCGATGTTCCCAGTTCCGTGGTTGCGCCGCTCATACCCAAGCCCTATACTCATGAGCGTGTTCTGGCTGAAATCGCCCGGCATCTCTTGCTGTTGAAGCTCGTCGACTCCAGGAACTCAGCAACATAG
- a CDS encoding MerR family DNA-binding transcriptional regulator: protein MKREIVATGEAARRLGVAPATIQRWVDSGLLHAERTPGGHRRIHLAEVRRLISSTLSPEIAKPLSLWLDILLAGDFHQLKSMLLTSRQRCGSWAQVADELASAVVELGRRWEAGNCLVFEEHIASETLRRATASCASDITRDDRAPRAVLCSLEGERHILGLSLAELVLAEAGWRVLLIGEGPPMEEIPSLLQKLKPKLLIVSASAILTRQRAVSNGDALQAAATAARAKLVLAGGAPWVARRNVFLVTSFEELRVVIERVSKQGARFHAL from the coding sequence ATGAAACGAGAAATCGTCGCGACTGGTGAGGCGGCGCGCCGGCTTGGTGTAGCGCCGGCGACCATCCAACGTTGGGTCGACAGCGGTCTCCTACACGCCGAACGGACGCCTGGAGGCCATCGGCGCATTCACCTGGCCGAAGTTCGGCGGCTTATTTCCTCAACCCTCTCGCCAGAAATTGCAAAGCCGCTGTCGTTATGGCTCGACATTCTCCTGGCCGGGGATTTCCACCAGCTAAAGTCCATGCTGCTGACCTCCCGCCAGCGCTGCGGTAGCTGGGCACAGGTGGCCGATGAGTTGGCGTCGGCGGTGGTCGAGCTCGGGCGGCGGTGGGAGGCCGGCAACTGCTTAGTCTTCGAGGAACACATCGCGAGCGAAACGTTGCGCCGCGCGACCGCTAGCTGCGCCAGCGACATTACTCGCGATGACCGGGCGCCGCGGGCGGTTCTGTGCTCCCTGGAAGGCGAGCGACACATTCTCGGCCTGTCGCTGGCCGAACTCGTACTTGCCGAGGCCGGCTGGCGCGTGTTGCTTATAGGCGAGGGTCCGCCGATGGAGGAAATACCTTCGTTGCTTCAGAAACTGAAGCCCAAATTGCTCATCGTATCGGCCTCCGCGATCTTAACGCGCCAAAGGGCCGTCTCGAATGGAGACGCGCTACAAGCCGCAGCGACCGCAGCGCGCGCCAAGCTTGTGCTCGCTGGCGGTGCCCCTTGGGTAGCGAGGCGCAACGTATTTCTTGTGACGTCCTTCGAGGAGCTTCGGGTCGTGATTGAGCGCGTCAGCAAGCAAGGCGCAAGATTTCATGCATTATGA
- a CDS encoding DUF1254 domain-containing protein: MHDRDVSGQLIEEQPIMFNNRAGMLAGTLAQNADSETTVIETRFGALTFVDSLPTEETRQKLYDELDYQRAVQAILWAEPAINNALFRRAMDVAGVPDLGAMIYDKRMQPGQEALTPNQSVIYLYDRIDLSDDQPVIYVAPPGPINAGFFDMWMRPIHDFGIVGPNKGKGDKIVVLPPHYAGEMPAGYHPIQSKTNQLFTITRVFVNETMSEKQGTALVREIQTYRLSDAANPPAKSFVLMGDPAGGGKEFRMNRPTGLDYWRLLHQIVNDETLEERDRIPLGNLASIGIERGKPFAPDPRMEKILVDAERTGKAIMVNEAFSPRAIPEGIEKHFYPCTQWENVQLLPDMSQTGQNFDYVVNRMVAFYQANGAQLFWTPRDFPPGFGQKYLGAYKDDWGDWLKGEHSYLLRVPANVPVKDFWSVAVYDVGTRALIETPQHLAELNPKVQKLKTDADGSIDLCFGPTAPPGMETNWVQTIPGRAWFAYFRFYGPTEAFYDKSWQLPDVVKLD, from the coding sequence ATGCATGACCGTGACGTTTCGGGCCAACTGATCGAGGAACAGCCGATCATGTTCAACAACCGAGCAGGTATGTTGGCCGGAACCCTGGCGCAGAATGCCGACTCGGAAACCACAGTCATCGAGACGCGTTTTGGTGCGTTGACGTTCGTTGACTCGCTGCCCACTGAGGAAACAAGGCAGAAGCTTTATGACGAGCTAGATTATCAAAGGGCCGTGCAAGCCATCTTATGGGCCGAGCCTGCCATCAACAACGCGTTGTTTCGGCGGGCCATGGACGTCGCCGGCGTACCCGATCTTGGCGCGATGATCTACGACAAGCGCATGCAGCCGGGTCAGGAGGCGCTGACCCCGAACCAAAGCGTGATATATCTTTACGATCGGATTGATTTGAGCGATGACCAGCCGGTTATCTATGTCGCGCCGCCGGGTCCCATCAACGCCGGCTTCTTCGACATGTGGATGCGACCGATCCACGACTTCGGAATCGTCGGACCGAACAAAGGCAAGGGTGACAAGATTGTCGTCCTGCCGCCTCACTACGCTGGCGAAATGCCGGCCGGGTATCATCCGATCCAGTCGAAGACCAATCAGCTGTTCACAATCACGCGTGTGTTCGTCAATGAGACCATGAGTGAGAAGCAGGGTACCGCGCTGGTTCGGGAGATACAAACTTACCGACTGTCAGACGCCGCCAATCCGCCCGCAAAATCCTTCGTTCTGATGGGCGATCCAGCCGGGGGCGGCAAGGAGTTCCGCATGAATAGACCCACGGGGCTCGACTACTGGCGGCTCCTGCATCAGATTGTAAACGATGAGACGCTTGAAGAGCGTGACCGTATCCCGCTCGGCAATCTGGCCTCGATTGGAATCGAGCGGGGTAAACCTTTCGCTCCCGATCCTCGCATGGAGAAGATTTTGGTCGACGCGGAACGGACTGGCAAAGCGATCATGGTTAATGAGGCCTTCTCGCCGCGCGCCATCCCAGAGGGCATAGAAAAGCACTTCTATCCTTGCACGCAATGGGAGAACGTCCAGCTCTTGCCGGACATGAGTCAGACTGGACAGAATTTCGATTATGTGGTCAACCGGATGGTGGCGTTCTATCAGGCAAATGGCGCGCAACTCTTTTGGACACCTCGCGACTTCCCGCCCGGTTTCGGCCAGAAATACCTTGGCGCGTACAAGGACGACTGGGGCGACTGGCTTAAAGGCGAGCACAGCTATCTCTTGCGTGTGCCAGCAAACGTGCCAGTCAAGGATTTTTGGTCGGTCGCCGTATACGACGTCGGGACACGCGCGCTGATCGAGACGCCGCAGCATCTCGCCGAGCTCAATCCGAAAGTCCAGAAGCTCAAGACCGACGCGGACGGCTCGATTGATCTCTGTTTTGGTCCGACCGCGCCTCCGGGAATGGAGACGAACTGGGTGCAGACGATTCCAGGCCGGGCCTGGTTCGCATATTTCCGTTTCTACGGTCCGACGGAAGCCTTCTATGACAAGAGCTGGCAACTGCCTGATGTTGTGAAGCTCGACTAG